Proteins encoded in a region of the Pseudothermotoga elfii DSM 9442 = NBRC 107921 genome:
- a CDS encoding S-layer homology domain-containing protein, which yields MKKVFLAILLLLSVFLYATTFSDVPVNHWAYEAVTELSKLGIVSGMPDGTYQGNNPMTRYQVAVALKKLLDYLTQQVEKAVSPADLQNAIKRISVIEDLVSTTLTKVQKNSEQISASDQSLQTVLAEISNLKTTVVEIAQVKKDMPTMIAASENKMMTMYNQLSAKVSSVEKTISDLQSQISSQVMAQLKDSINSINANVASIEGKVNSLSGKVEALASSDDSIKADLTSLSKRVDAAENNLQILSTLRKSFTDLEARVASLETKLATDVDSLKKAISTTANQLDARLSLVEGQLASLVTDVEKLKKDVADASQAAKKVSVLEGNVGTVAGQVVSLNQKVSQNEQNIASLKKTVDSKPWQGDIEASTVQFSKKYDEVYNMAMIGVIAGAAGAIVGLIGLLVGMQ from the coding sequence ATGAAAAAAGTTTTCTTAGCGATTCTGCTACTTTTATCAGTATTTCTCTATGCAACGACATTTTCAGATGTTCCAGTAAATCACTGGGCTTATGAGGCTGTAACAGAGCTTTCCAAATTGGGGATCGTTTCTGGAATGCCAGATGGCACATATCAGGGGAATAACCCTATGACACGCTATCAGGTTGCCGTGGCCCTCAAGAAACTTCTGGATTATTTGACACAGCAGGTTGAAAAAGCAGTCTCGCCGGCAGATCTTCAAAATGCAATTAAAAGAATTTCTGTCATCGAGGATCTTGTAAGTACTACTCTGACAAAAGTACAGAAAAACAGTGAACAAATATCGGCGAGTGACCAGAGCCTTCAAACAGTACTGGCAGAGATTTCGAATTTGAAGACAACGGTGGTTGAAATTGCGCAGGTCAAGAAGGATATGCCAACAATGATTGCCGCTTCAGAGAACAAGATGATGACCATGTATAATCAGCTTTCCGCCAAGGTTTCATCTGTCGAAAAAACCATCTCTGATTTGCAATCCCAGATCTCATCTCAGGTAATGGCCCAGCTGAAGGATTCAATTAATTCTATCAACGCCAATGTAGCTTCCATTGAAGGTAAAGTGAACTCTCTATCTGGCAAGGTTGAAGCGCTTGCGAGCTCTGATGATTCAATCAAAGCCGACCTTACTTCTCTTTCAAAACGCGTTGACGCCGCAGAGAACAATTTGCAGATTCTGTCAACTTTGAGAAAGAGCTTCACAGATCTTGAGGCAAGAGTAGCGTCACTTGAGACAAAACTTGCAACAGATGTTGATTCATTAAAGAAAGCTATTTCAACAACTGCAAATCAACTTGATGCAAGACTTTCTCTTGTTGAAGGACAACTTGCCTCTCTTGTAACTGACGTGGAAAAATTGAAGAAGGACGTTGCTGATGCATCACAGGCTGCTAAAAAGGTTTCGGTTCTTGAAGGAAATGTTGGTACCGTGGCTGGTCAGGTGGTTTCTCTGAATCAGAAAGTATCACAGAACGAGCAGAACATTGCTTCTCTCAAGAAAACTGTGGATAGCAAGCCGTGGCAGGGCGATATAGAAGCTTCAACTGTTCAGTTTTCCAAAAAGTACGATGAAGTTTATAACATGGCCATGATAGGTGTTATTGCCGGTGCAGCAGGTGCAATTGTGGGATTGATAGGTTTATTGGTAGGTATGCAGTGA